The Paralichthys olivaceus isolate ysfri-2021 chromosome 2, ASM2471397v2, whole genome shotgun sequence genomic interval TACTGACACATGCCTTAAGGACAGTCTGATTTGACTTAAGGCTATTTTTTCCCTGTATTGTGCAAAGGGACAATACAGGACAGGTGAACCTCACATATTAGCATGCACATCCAAGCAGTAATGTGGATGCAGATTTAGAAGACATGCATTTAAAGTGGAACACTGGTTCGTTATCGTGCACTATGCCACAATAATCAAAATAGATAAATTATtgtaaattgaaatattatagaAAAGAGTTTGCTGATGCAATGTTTTGCGAAGAGTGAGATTACACATGTGAGTATTGTGGGAAATACTGTATTAAATACTGTTGTAGGATGTTTGATGTAACCCTGAATATGACGATCTGAAGTAAATGTACAGAGGGACAGTCTTGGCAGTGTGAGCCACAGAGAGAAGTCATATGTATCCGTGCTCCTCCAACAATGAACCAAACGTGTCCTACACATATTACAGAAAACCAGCCAGTAATACTCACTGTGTCCAGTGCTACTGTGACCAGAGCCCTCAGGTGCACTAATCTCTGACCAGACCCTGAAAGCATGTGTGCTGATCAGCGGGCAGATGTCCTGATGTATACACTCAAACCTCGCCTGCTCTACTTTTTAAAGTTTCACTGCAATACAACACGCATTCCTGTTGTTTTGAAGAAACCCAGGATATCCTGCTGAAGGGACGATGACTGGGCTGTTCCACTCACGTCTGTCATCATGAGCTCAGCCTTCAAGCTGCTGGTCAAAACCTACACAGACTCACTTCCTCCAGGCCAATCCAGATTCTCTGAAGATTGAATGGAGAAATTGGATCAGCTGTGGATGCCACCGTCTTAACCCAGCAAAACTGTTGATTACGGTGTTGATTTGAATTCCATCATGCTCAGGGACCATGTCCGAGCATGTGCAACTGAATCCTGTGCGTGCTGACAGGCAGTCTGCTGGTGGTGAAGACAGGCATTTGTGTCACTCTTTTTCTCAGCACTGCGGACAACCAGGCCCACGCCAATTCCCCCCTGCTCACACATAACAGTGGACCAGCACATTCTCTCTGTCATCAGTTTGAGAATGACAATACAACCATCACCGCAGACTCTGAATTTGCATGTATTTCTGACTTTCATTAGTAGCCTGAAACATTATCCACAGAAGAGAAATGTatcactttactttactttacattacTTGTATAATTCAACATATACCAGTTATGGTTCAAAATAACAATTGCTGGTGGAAATCAtatcaaaataatcaaattactCATAAACGGTATTTTAAGTCATACAAACAAGCAACCTGATTTCACATTTCTCAAATACCTGCATACTGCATATAAGGTGGAGGTGAGGCGCTTACTATGGCGCCAGGACAACTAGCTGAATGAGATGATTGCAGATTTAAGGAAGCAGGTGATGAGAAGCGCCCTGAAGCTCATCAATATGCCTTAAGTGGAGCCTGTCAGCAGTTTCCAGTTCCTTTGGGTCAGCGATAGAGGGTAATGTTGACACAGAAATTCAGCACAGCTCCACAGATCCTCAGCACTATCCACATGTGCTGCACCGAGATTATCTGTagcagctgcatcaccgtgtggcgTTGCGCTGCACCACCCTGGACCGTAAAGCTGTGCAGCAGGTGATCCAAACAGCATAGTTCCTCAAAGGCAATAAACCGGATGTGTACCACAGGCGATGCTTGAGGCCCACAAAATCATACAGGACCACATCTGTCCTAACCTCAAACCATGCAGTCTTATACCCTCTAGAAAAACATGAACAGAGTATTGTTTTCAGAGGCCGGCAGGTTCAGGACAGTGTCGTCCTCAAAACCATTAACATCCAAATAtccctcactcactcatatCCTTTGTTCACTGTTCTATCCTGCATGCTACCATTTTTAACCCCCCTTTcaataatgattaaaaacttttaaaattgGGTTGCTTGTTAATTTATTGTAATTCTGTCGCTGGATTCTCTAGCAATTAAAAGTATCTTATTAACATAACACTAAACTTTAAGcttcataaaaatgaaatatccaAGTCAAGTTTAAGTACCTCAAAACCATTATTAAGTATTCCTGTAAATGTACTTAAGTTTTATCCTTGCTCTAAGGTCTAAGCAATTAAGAGTAATTTGATAAAATAATTGATTCTCTAATAAAGCATAAATAATTTGGTATAcatgcaaaaaatatatttttttttaataaatgcaaGTAGGTATAGGTATTAGGTATATTATAAGAGTCTGTTATAAGATTGAGCggcacacataaaaacacaacatatttaGGTTTAAATACTTATAGTAGTGCTGTGCGATTTTTTACTCAAATAAACAGATGTCCCTTCTTGTCTTCAAAGTATTATGTTGCAGAAAAAGTGGAGCATTGTTGAAATTCCTTTGTcttctttaaatatttactcTAGAGACCAgtggttatttttcttttttataattcCTCAGCTCATAGCCAAGATGGAGGTGGACGCTGTTCCTGGACTCCTACTGTGTTTACACTCTGTGCAGCACAAAAATAACAAGACCTATTGAAACCAGATATCACATGTGCAACAGGACCAGCTCTCAGATTTAATGATGCAGTGGGACTGAGAGTGATATTTGATTCACACACAGAAATCTTAAAACCTCACATTGGCTCTACCAGTCTCCTCTGTGAGCTGCAACGTGGAGACCTGACTCACTTCACAAGGACCGGCGTGGTCCATCAGAGTTCCTCTAGTTCCCCCTTCTGGGAGGGTGAGGGACACCACTCACCCCCTTTCACATTATTATCGCACACAAGCTTTAACAACACCACAGAGCTAAATCTTTCAGTgttatgtttttcaaaatggCACAGAGGAAGTCAGCCATGGATCACTGAGTGTTGGCCAATGAATGCAATGCAACCGGTAGAGCTGGTCcaaagcatgaaaacatttgtccAAACTTGCAAGAATGGTAATGAGAATGGTTAAAAATTCCATTGATTTTAGactaaatgaagaaaaaatcaTTCCCAacgccaaggaggttattttcacttctgtccatttgtttgtttgtttgttagccagaataaaataaaataatgaaaggaTTTTCACGAAACTTGTAGGAAGGATGGGCCAAGGGAGAACACATACAATTTTGGCGCCAGTCCAGACAAAGATGCCGATCACTTTGTTTAacattatgaaaatgttttttaaatgtccactgatttcccagagaataaacaaacaaagggTTTTtggggattggctccagctccccccagcgaccctcaaaggataagggGTATGGATcaaaaatggatggatggatggttttaTGTACCCCAactcgtacaatttagatacaATCATCATGCAAGGGCTGGATATGAGCAATGTCACAGTGTATagacacacacgcgcacacacacacacacacacacacacacgcactcacacacgcacagcatCTCTCtgggggctgctgctgcacagagatgcCCTTGACCTGTGACGCCCAGTAGTGTTGCCACAGGGGGCGCTGCAGGAGATGTGGCGGGGTAGAGGCTCTTCACtggcaggaagaagaaggaaaggATGCGTACTGGATGACGTTCAGAGAAAGTTCGGACGCTACAAGTGTTTTATGCGCTGACAGGAGTCACACTGAGGCGTCGACCTGTGTGTTTCACCACAGAAATCTCCAGTCTGCCCGCAAGAGCTCGACGTTCTGTACAAGTCGGTGGATTTGTGCGTTAAACACGAGCTGAGGCAGGTTCTACTGTCCGACGCAGCTTTCTGCTGAGTTACGTTACCTCATCCGGGTTAGCTTAGGTTAGTTAGTTAGCTAAATAACATTGCCGAAACACGGGGAGGTAAAGCTTCATTATTCAACTCGACTTAGAGTACTGTGTAGGAATAGTTGTTTGAATACCGTTTGAGAGGGTTTAAGTACCTTAAGGTTGCTCACACACTGCACGTGGTCCCATGGTGTAATGGTTagcactctggactttgaatcCAGCGATCCGAGTTCAAATCTCGGTGGGACCTCATCCTTTTCTCCTCGATCTGCAGGTTATGCAGGCTTCCAAACAGTGAATCCGCCTCCTCCATGCTGGTGCACGGTACACTGACAAAGCGTCAaatcatatattttttcacagatggtttctgtcattttagttcaGGTTTTAGCTCTTATTACACTCGCTTTTGCCAtaggtttgtttttcatttgtgtgaaaGCTGACACCGCATTCACTCTATAGTTTCCTTCTTTATCATTCTGTATTTATCTGGGTTTCAGTCTCAACAACTCCTGCATACATGTGTCAACCTATTTCAAACATTGAAACCTCAAAATGTTCAGCTCCTTTGGaacatctctgtttcttctATCAGTTCCTCACACTTTTTAAATATGCAGCCTTCCCTCAAATATTTGTAATTTACGGGTCTTTTTTCGAATAAGGTAAGGATATGGAGACACATGCTTTTACTCTTTGTTATGTGACATGGTCCTGACATTTCAGCTTGattcaacaaaacatttcagaactCAGCATTTACagcttatttcattttatttattagatactgtaaaaatggggtgaaatgtcatgattgacagacgAGGccgactcgtgattggtcaacAGGACCCTGGATATCGTGGCTTCATCCCCTTATCGCTATTGTgcagattctggctccaaaataacaagatggcagcgtttgtatctgagGTATTTAGGCTTCATTTCTGtatagtgggagaaagtggatacacgtcgtccgtctttatacagtctataaaTTCCATATAAAAAGGACATAGTGACCAACCAGTTTGCAAATaagtaatgaaatatttgacaCAAACCTATTAAATGATCAagcacacatttttattttgtgtccttttatttcttttacgtTCTTGTCAAATATGACAAAGCCTACACCATTCTTTCTCCGCCATCTCTGAGGCCGTAAATATATTACTTCTTTTACATAAAATCcattatgaaaaaaaatgattgtgcTGAAGTCATCTAAATACTGTCTCAGTttatagaaaatacaaaaactcaTCAACAAAAAGACATTGATAAAAACATCCCCTGCTTCCATGGCATCTTTACTTTTACAAAGTGAaaggttttaattatttgtaactgtagaaaatattaaatataaatattaaaatccgGTCCATGacctttttaattaattaattctgtGTTAAGGCTAATCTCCCTTTCACTTTCCCATGTGGTAGGAAACCACACCACATTTTGTTATAGCATCTCCCTGTCTGTTTTAAATTGTAGGTAGGTTCAGCATAATACACTGCCTGTGGGTATCGATTAAACAAAAAttcaaaaatacttttcattgTAGTTTCACTTTtggtttacatgtttttctttctttctttttttacacaacACCTTTCCTTTAAACACTTTCTTAACCTTTCTCACACTGCATGAGGAGCAAAATTGCAACTGCCCCACTTCAAACATGACTCTCCCCTTCTAATGCGTTGCTGAAAACCTTCTGAACCATCGTCTCTCTAACTTTGAATGTTGATGTAGAGAAAGTTAAACAGAAATGCCATTGTGGCAAATGTTTTGTCGTGCAGTTTGTTGTACATCATATGAAGAGTTTGTAACatagaaacacatttcacacacaaaaaagtgtTTGAATCTCATTTGgcaaatattacattttggCTTTGGCTTATCAAACTATTCCTCTGTAAACTGACATATATAATCTCTTAAGTGTCTCTCCCACATCCCCACCAGTCCATCTTGTCAGATTCTTCTGCTCTCTTATCTCCGCAGCTGTGGTCCCAGCATGACTTTGTTGATAAAGTTGACAATGGCGACAGCTGGCTGCTCGGGGTCCATCTCTGCAAACAGGTGACAGACATTTTCCGTGGTACTGCCCGTCCGCCTGGCCACAAAGCCGAACatcctgcagagaaaaagcaGACAAGAGAAGTCGAACGACTGGAGAGTAAAAAGTATTTGACACTGAAAGAAACCCCAGAGTAAAACATCAGATTGTTGTGAGTAATCGCCATGCAAAGTAACACAATTTATAGCTGATATCACACAACCAAGaagaacacacagagacacaaacacttacTTTCTTGATGTGCTATCAGAATTAGTCCACCTGAAGCACGGGCACACAacgagacacagagacaaaatgcAGGAAGACATGAATAACAAGGACATAGAGACTGTTTTGTCAAACTAGGCAACAACTGGCACTTCTCATACCCATTCACCtctcagagtaaaaaaaaaaaaacagacgagcaaacaacagagggaacttatatttataaaatataagcCAATACAAGATGTAtgcattcaattcaattattgAATATTGAATCTTGAATTGAATGTATGCTGCAGCAAGCACAAGTGTATTACTCGCTTTGGTGAAGATAATCAGCAGTAACATGTTCAAGCACAGGTatggttttttttcaaatcaaaaggGTTTGTTTCTTACCTCTTGTCTTGGGGGTCAAGACTGCTGAAAGTGACAGTGCTGATTGGGTAGTGTCTCCTGAAGAACAGTCTGCAgacaacaataacaaacaatATAGCTCATCTGTCTTTAGGTTTAGTTTTATGAACAATGTCTGAAAGGTTTTCTATGAAACTGATGCACGCTCTGTCATGCACCAGtaatttgatgcaataaaaaaaaccctttttaaATAGAATAACCAATGACCAACCATTTATATGAATACAAGTGTGTGATAGATGCTCTGGCTAATAAGTGGGATGgggtaataaaacaatatcaatataaTTTTCATAGGATATAATGCttgtaagataagataagatcagCTTTATTGATCCCATGATAGGGAAAGAGATTGCACGTTTTATAAAAATAGATTGAAATTAAATTAGATAAAATTACAGACAATATGTAAAGAATATACACCTTTAATGACAGATGGAAATATTATCTGTAGAAAAATGTACTTGGGTAAATTGCAGTGGTACAGTATGATTGCACGAGGATGtatactgtatttgtgcattattGAAAtagatgtataaatatatatgcatatatatactgACATTGTGTAAGCACAGAATATCAGTCaactgatatgaacattttatcttgaTATGATATTTGACCATATCGCCCAGCCCCAATACCAAGCAAGGCTATTGTGTCTGAGATGCACCTTCTTTTGCTGTCCGTCAGAGTGATCCCCTGAGAGGACACTTTAAAGTGGACCACTGTCGCCACTGGACGTGGACTCAGAGCCAAAGTGCACTTGGTTGCCTTGGAAACTGCCTCAGGCCCCGTCAGCGATTCGGTTTCCACTGAGTTCAGGTAAAGCACGTTGCAACCTGGGTTAACAAGCAGATGAGAAAACTTATATAAGTCACATAAACAAACTGTACAGTTTGTGTGGTATTATTGGTCGTTGCTACATAAATATGAGGCCTCAGTGGTCTCTGCTGGTCAAAAGAAGGAACTGCAACCACTGCTCAACACGGGATTCAGCATCTGTTGAAGTTCATCCAACAACAGAATCACCAAAAACTAAACAAGCTCATGCAATACCTGCTCCTTGTTTGAGGAGGTCGGCTGCTGTGCTGGTGTTTGTTGCACTCTGCATCTCTTGAAGTTCCCCGACCAGATCTGAAACATCAAAGTCTCCAGTTACATAACAGCACTGTCTAATTATTGAGGATCCAGACTGTAGCTGCTGTGAAGAGAAGTCATTTATATGTTCTCCCGTAGTAGATGTAGCTGAAAAGACTGATATTTGATTTTAACTGTAAAAACAATGAGGCTGATATGACCTTTTTCTGGGATGCGGAGGGCACAGGGCAGAGAGATGGGTGTAATTGAATGCTGGTACACCAGGGCAGATAAACTTCCTGCAACAGAAGAAgtcaacaaaagaaaatggttaaaatatatatatattttgtattaacGCATATATTACGGAAATAGGTACAAAAATAGTAAATAAGGGTCTgtgaaggaaataaacaaaacttttGTCTAGTTCTTACAGGTTAAGACTCTCCGAGTCAGTATTTCATACAGAACTAAATATGTGAAACGCATTATGACAGTTGTCTACCACAACTGACCGAAGTAGGACTCGTTCTGACAGCCCTTGATCTTCACTCCCCGTGGCCCAGTCTCGATGAGGAAATGTCTCACCAGCTGTTCCAGAGGATCCCCtgggtgagagaggagaggagaggaggcttGTGAGGAGGGAGGCAGCGATGAAAAAATAAGGCTGACTGTCTAAAGCAGAGAACATTCGTTTAGGATGCATGATTCTGTTGATTCCAGTGACAACATAAACCATATCGtcactgcttttgtttttcatttcatgcagGAACAGAATAGAACAGAAGTACATGAAAAGGTTTGATCCATCATTAACATTCTCTGTTTGAATGCATGAGAATAATGAATATGACTGATTAAATACATTTGGGTAACTACTGACATcacatttctaaatatattGTATTGAATGTGACTGTGGTGTGTATTATAATCGTTTTCACAGCAGATATTTCGACTTGTGGTAGTAGGAAATGACTCACTTCTATTCAACTGTTGCAGTAAGCCATGACAATGAGTCAATTTGAACAGTACAGgacagaaactgaagcagctaaatgaaatgaagcCATTATTCGATTTAACCATGTGGTTTTGGGCAGCCAGCTCCTTCCTATATTTCCTTCCTTtatctcttttattctttttctttgccGTTAGTCTTTTTGTTTCTGACTTGTTAtcaggataacacaaaaactacagaaccaaTTTCCGTGAAACTAAACAGAACAGTGAGGTAtcggccaagaaagaaccctttAAATTAGTTTACGGTTTCTTAAACATTGCCAGATGATTTTTGTGGATTACTCAAGAATGAATGTTGGAAAAAAATTGGCATTTAGAGAACTCAATTTGTGTGTGCGATTTgttgcagtttgattgaattaaagaGAACCTTTTAGGCCTCGCTGGAGGTAtcagctctactgagtgcctttGTAGTATTAACAATACATTCATACCTTTGCTCCCAGTGATGTTGGCATTAGGAGGAGGGGTGGCCACTTTGAGGGCCAGACCGTACGCCCCCTGGAAGGAGTTACTGTCTCTGATAAGAAAGGTTCCTGGTTCCTTGTCCTTCAACACAGCTATAGCTATGGTAGAGAGGACAGGTTAGAGTGTGGGTGGTGTAAAATAACTCCAGTAATTACAGAAGACTGGATTACTTGCTAAAGgtaaatacaaacattaatTTTCTCAACAATCCTCACCTTGGTCTCTGGAGATACCTGGTTTGTACCAGTACTTGGAGCTATCCTGGACAAACTTAGCATTAACTCTGATCTCTGCCTCGTCCTTGTAGCTACACTGTGCAGACCCTCGTCTCTGCTGTCCGACCACGGAAGAGAAACTGACATGGTGTGTTGGGGAAGGAGCTGAGGAGACTCTCAGAAGAGAGTTGTGTGCGTTCAGGGatcctgcagaggaggagaggcgtTTCTTCTCCGGGAGTGGTGGCTGGATGGCGGGGATGGTGACTGCAGTGTACCCCGTGTACGGGACATGGGGGACATTCAGTAATGGGTAGTAATAAGATGCTAAGGGAAATGTGGGTGTGTTATAACCTTCAGGAACAGGTGATGGAGGTTTGTGGTCAGCTGAGCTGTCTTTGTCTGGAGTCAGTCTATGGCCTGCTGTGTCTGTCGCCAATGGGGAGTGCTGGGGAGAAGACTGCAGCTCTGGGGAGCCAATAAGAGAATTTGGGGAAGTGGTGGAGGGGCTAGAACTGAGACTGGCTGATGGGTTCACAGCTACACTATCGGATGGAGTATCGCTGGGAAGAGCAGCACCATTGAGTTGCATTTGGACCGGGGTGATGATGACTGCAGCGTAACTCGAAGTATGTAACTGGTTAGATCCCTGGGTGCTTCCTGTGATCTTGGCTGCACCATCAGAACTCGCACTCTGCTCAGTTGATGGTTGTGATGAGATTATAGATATGCTGGaagtttggttttgtgtttctgttggtgTTGTGCTAGTTTTGTTAATATTTGTGTTGGATTCGTGCTGTGCAGGGGATTCTTGGCATTGAGGAGCGCTGTCAGCCGTTACCCTGGGGAcgaaacatgaaaaaataagagAATTATCCACATATACAGATACATATCATTTTCAGTATGAGTGGGAATCCAAAAGAAAGTTTAACGCACCTGTCTTCAGTTTGTGTGGGGCTGCTGCTACCAATTATTGTGTAATCATGATCAGAGTCCAGTCCGGGGGTGCTTGATGGGCCATTAGAGTCTGATTTACCCTCTGAACCTTGGGATACGTCATCCTCTGCCTCAGTTTTTGCCTTTTCCACTTCAAAAAGCGAAATGTAAGATGAGATTTATTTATAACAAAacaatcagaaaaataagaagtAAATAAATTCTCACTGTATCCGTCATTCACCTTCAGcctgctgctgttctctggATTTAGATGGCGTCTCAGGCAGTCTGCCTCTCCCAGGAGACGGGCTGTTAGCAGGTAGAGGCGAGGCTGATCCAGAGTGGTATCCCGAGGCGTAACCCCGGCTCTCGTGGCTCTCAGCTGGGGATGACTGATGAGAGCAGGGGCAGGAGAGGCGGGGTGGTGGAGGGGTATGGTACCCACTGCTGGCTCCATCCCGCACATCCACCAGAGACTGGGGACCGTGGTAGCTCTGGTGAGGTGCGTGGCCAAATCTCGACTGCTCCTGGTTTGGACCCTGATCCAAAGTGTGGCAGACCCGGAACACAGGAGTGGCTGATTTGCACGGCCAAAACTCAGCATCTCTCACCACCTCCCATGGATTTTCGTTTTCCCACAGCGTAGGCACCTCCCTTGTTTGTTGTACCCCTGCTCCTTGGGACCAGTGTGGGGTCTGTATATGGTCTAGGTGTAACGGGTGAAATGTTCTGAATGAGTCTGACTGGTGTTCTCGCCTGCTGGAGCACTCCCGACAGAGGCAACCAGAGGACGGCGTTGGAGAGCTGAAGAACATTTCCCTGTAAGGGCCGGAGGGCAGTGACTGATGGGAGAGATGAGCAGACGGGCTGTGGTTGGAATAATGGAACAAGTGACACTCCTCCGCATTGCAGAGTCTATTgctgggagggagggagttgctgtgtgggtgtgcgtggTCAGGGGGAGAATAAGGGTAGTAGGGCCTGTGGAGACAGGGCACGGGTGGGGgcagaggtggtggtggatgtTCCCATGGTAAGTCTGGTAATGGATGGGCACTGTGGCGATGGCATAGTTCCATATGAGCTGAATTCGGGGGAGGGGACACAGATTTGGTTGGTAAAGCAGGCAGTGTTTGACTCTTTGGATGAATCTTAATGCTGTTGCAACGTCCGACACAATGACCATTAGAAAGACAGggccctctctccctttcccaCCCCACATCGCCACACTTTGCTTTTCCACGACCACAACATGAGTGCTCTCGCCTCAAACCTCCTGAACTTACAGGGTCTCCATCATCTAAGATAGCCGTCTCCCtatccttttctttccctcgtgttttctctcttgctctgcCTTCCCCATCTCCACTCCTCGACGCacagtcagtgttttctctgtcagGGCTGTTTGTGGATGGAGAGGCATCTTGCAGATGATCAGTGGGTGGTGAGGAGCGACTGGAGTTACTGGTGTAGCTGGGAGGCAGGCTGGGAGTTTGGGGCTTCACTGTTGGGCTGCTAGTGAGGCATCCGTTGGTAGACGCTGGTGAAGCAGTCGAGCCGGGCCCACGTCGCTTCCTCACCTGTGCGTACAGACTGCCGTCCAGAGGGCCCCTCGTATGACAGATATCTGGTAGAAAAGAGAAGGGACTGTAACAAGATGTTTGATTTTTCCCTCTAATGCGAAGCTTACTCTTTACACCTGTGGGTTATGTTGAGGGTTAGgatcctcacaactatagagagacaagtgagtgtgtgtgcgtgtgtgtgtgtgtgtgtgtgtgtgtgtgtcttactcTCCATGCTGTCTTGGTGATGCAGGTTGAAGTTCTCATAAGAATCCCATCTAACCACAGGGTCTGAGGTCTTATAGTCCACTTTGATAGAGGCATCGTTCTTGCGGTATTCTCGACCTTGGAAAAGAGACGTTAAGATGTGAtgcacataaacataaaataaagaaagggAAAAGGAACATACAATGTACCACACAATGCAGGGTGAGACAGAAAAAATGATAATATTCACCTTTCATTTTTTCTGGCCCATTAGAGAAGATAAACTCGACTGTGGCATCGGGAGGGAACCTGTCATCTACAAAGAGACGAATATACAGGCAAACTAAAATATCCGGACTGCAGAGGGTGATAAAATGATAAGACAGAACATGACTAAAGTAAACAGAGCACCACGCTTCAAAGAAACGCAccatccaggatttatttttattttatgcttgAGTGTGAGTTATATCATTTATACATTGACAGCACTGAGCACTTAGAGCAACTGTCAGGAGGCTGCTGCTTACTGAGCCGTGTACAAGAATTTGTTTCATGTGACATGAaagtcattttctgtttgtcttaaAATGCACCACAGTATATGTAAGTGGCTTTTGAATTGTATTGATATCTAAAATGTAGTAATATACAGAGTTTGTGGAATTTGGTGcctttctaaataaaaatctggatctgggcTGATCTTGACAAAGGTGTATAACCAGGAattgtgccattctagtttatgACTAAATTTTGCTCTCTAATCCCTTCTGTGATGCCTTCATGACTATCCAAAACTGAAACTGACTTCTTAGTCCCTGCATTTCCAAACAGGCCTCTATTTTATACCTGTGCAGGCCACGTCCAGTTCAGTCTTGCCAAACCACAGCTGGGCTCCGTGCACGGTGCAGGTGTGAAACTGGACTCTGAAGACCACTTCCCTCTCTGCTGCTAGACTCCGCCGGTGATAGCACTTCACCTGCAGAAAAGGAGGCATGTGTGAGTAACAGAGCTATTGCTAAGTGTGACACAATATTACATCATCATCTTTGAAAATAATCAAGCATGTTGTAACTGTATAAAAGTGTATAACAGACCGGTCAAAGAAAAGTATTTAGTTAAAACTTCAATAAGCAGGTATTAGCAGGTAATAGCAGCTAATGTACTGCAGTGTATAGGATGTGCATGTATCCCTAAGAATCAAAGTAAGATTTCTAATTAGAGACAAACAGTTcacaaaaagcttttttttctcaccataATGTCCCCCTTTAATAACAGTGCAGGCTCCATAGTCACACACAGCTTCCTTGCCCTGGAGCTCTGAGgatcactggacacacacacacacacacacacacacacacagcgtaaAAAGCACAACCATGGAACCATATATAAATCCAGTCAAAAACATGTCTCAGT includes:
- the LOC109629402 gene encoding tensin-2-like isoform X1, which produces MGCIHSSTGTGQMKTHGLGSETGGIPMTAEPEVHPEILHLAELAKAGNHTFTEKSFKRRRVCDVCKLNIDNPGAFCKDCKAAVHKTCEAKVTPTCTSTSDLRGSTKSTSQKKRGSLPRSKSVEQVMEHVMECHYDFDLTYITERIISVFFVPDLEEQGYRRNLQEVASMLKSKHQDKFLLLNLSEKRHDITRLNQKVQDYGWPDLHAPPLDRICAVCKAMETWLTSDPSNVVVLHCKGNKGKTGVIVAAYMHYSKISAGADQALTTLAMRKFCEDKVSSSLQPSQNRYIYYFSGLLSGTIKMNSSTLFLHQIIIPSLPNFQTRGGFFPFLKIYQSLQLVYTSGVYDPQSSRARKLCVTMEPALLLKGDIMVKCYHRRSLAAEREVVFRVQFHTCTVHGAQLWFGKTELDVACTDDRFPPDATVEFIFSNGPEKMKGREYRKNDASIKVDYKTSDPVVRWDSYENFNLHHQDSMENICHTRGPLDGSLYAQVRKRRGPGSTASPASTNGCLTSSPTVKPQTPSLPPSYTSNSSRSSPPTDHLQDASPSTNSPDRENTDCASRSGDGEGRAREKTRGKEKDRETAILDDGDPVSSGGLRREHSCCGRGKAKCGDVGWERERGPCLSNGHCVGRCNSIKIHPKSQTLPALPTKSVSPPPNSAHMELCHRHSAHPLPDLPWEHPPPPLPPPVPCLHRPYYPYSPPDHAHPHSNSLPPSNRLCNAEECHLFHYSNHSPSAHLSHQSLPSGPYREMFFSSPTPSSGCLCRECSSRREHQSDSFRTFHPLHLDHIQTPHWSQGAGVQQTREVPTLWENENPWEVVRDAEFWPCKSATPVFRVCHTLDQGPNQEQSRFGHAPHQSYHGPQSLVDVRDGASSGYHTPPPPRLSCPCSHQSSPAESHESRGYASGYHSGSASPLPANSPSPGRGRLPETPSKSREQQQAEVEKAKTEAEDDVSQGSEGKSDSNGPSSTPGLDSDHDYTIIGSSSPTQTEDRVTADSAPQCQESPAQHESNTNINKTSTTPTETQNQTSSISIISSQPSTEQSASSDGAAKITGSTQGSNQLHTSSYAAVIITPVQMQLNGAALPSDTPSDSVAVNPSASLSSSPSTTSPNSLIGSPELQSSPQHSPLATDTAGHRLTPDKDSSADHKPPSPVPEGYNTPTFPLASYYYPLLNVPHVPYTGYTAVTIPAIQPPLPEKKRLSSSAGSLNAHNSLLRVSSAPSPTHHVSFSSVVGQQRRGSAQCSYKDEAEIRVNAKFVQDSSKYWYKPGISRDQAIAVLKDKEPGTFLIRDSNSFQGAYGLALKVATPPPNANITGSKGDPLEQLVRHFLIETGPRGVKIKGCQNESYFGSLSALVYQHSITPISLPCALRIPEKDLVGELQEMQSATNTSTAADLLKQGAGCNVLYLNSVETESLTGPEAVSKATKCTLALSPRPVATVVHFKVSSQGITLTDSKRRLFFRRHYPISTVTFSSLDPQDKRWTNSDSTSRKMFGFVARRTGSTTENVCHLFAEMDPEQPAVAIVNFINKVMLGPQLRR